A stretch of Anaeromyxobacter dehalogenans 2CP-1 DNA encodes these proteins:
- a CDS encoding ABC transporter ATP-binding protein: protein MIQVRALAKHYRVARRPPGLAAAVRALFHRTYETVRAVDGIDFSVGEGERVGFLGPNGAGKTTTLKMLSGLLHPTAGDVTVAGHVPRRREPAFLKAITLVMGQKQQLIWDLPPAETFELNRAVYDIPRDRFQETVAELTELLELGPLVQKPTRQLSLGERMKCELAAALLHRPRVLFLDEPTIGLDVSMQATVRQFVKAYNERYGASVILTSHYMEDVLQLCPRVVVIDHGRIIYDGDLRALAHRMRPDKRIVLRLATGNGAGPSGGDLARFGQVVSAEPGSATLQVAAEEVSAVVARLLAAMPVTDLTVEDPPLEEVFSELFRASRRAAEPAK, encoded by the coding sequence GTGATCCAGGTCCGCGCCCTCGCCAAGCACTACCGCGTCGCCCGGCGCCCCCCCGGCCTCGCCGCCGCGGTGCGCGCGCTGTTCCACCGCACCTACGAGACGGTGCGCGCGGTGGACGGCATCGACTTCTCCGTCGGTGAAGGCGAGCGCGTCGGCTTCCTGGGGCCGAACGGGGCGGGCAAGACCACCACCCTGAAGATGCTCTCCGGGCTGCTGCACCCCACCGCGGGCGACGTCACGGTGGCCGGGCACGTGCCGCGCCGCCGCGAGCCGGCGTTCCTGAAGGCCATCACGCTGGTGATGGGCCAGAAGCAGCAGCTGATCTGGGACCTGCCGCCCGCCGAGACGTTCGAGCTGAACCGCGCCGTCTACGACATCCCGCGCGACCGGTTCCAGGAGACGGTGGCGGAGCTGACCGAGCTGCTCGAGCTCGGGCCGCTGGTGCAGAAGCCCACCCGCCAGCTCTCGCTGGGCGAGCGGATGAAGTGCGAGCTGGCCGCGGCGCTCCTGCACCGGCCGCGCGTGCTGTTCCTGGACGAGCCGACCATCGGGCTCGACGTCTCCATGCAGGCCACCGTGCGCCAGTTCGTGAAGGCGTACAACGAGCGCTACGGCGCCTCGGTGATCCTGACCAGCCACTACATGGAGGACGTGCTGCAGCTCTGCCCGCGGGTGGTGGTCATCGACCACGGTCGGATCATCTACGACGGCGACCTGCGCGCGCTCGCGCACCGGATGCGCCCGGACAAGCGGATCGTACTGCGGCTCGCGACCGGCAACGGCGCGGGGCCGTCGGGCGGGGACCTGGCCCGCTTCGGCCAGGTGGTGTCGGCCGAGCCCGGGAGCGCCACGCTGCAGGTGGCGGCCGAGGAGGTCTCGGCGGTGGTGGCGCGCCTGCTCGCGGCCATGCCGGTGACCGATCTCACGGTGGAGGACCCGCCGCTCGAGGAGGTCTTCTCCGAGCTGTTCCGCGCCTCGCGCCGCGCGGCGGAGCCGGCGAAGTAG
- a CDS encoding ParB N-terminal domain-containing protein gives MAATKKKRPVTKTGRPRARKGVTLKPTELGAQQVALAERPPELEALAQAVEADGGAVLAAYREPLGGHPLLFVALPVEKVERTAFQRDVSDAHVRKLTLAMDKTRRYLDPIVAVREGERYLTPNGGHRLTALKELGARTVLALLVPEREVAYQILALNIEKAHNLREKALEVVRMYRDLAGALDPRESEMALEFEEPALVTLGFAYEQRPRLSGGAYAPILRKVDALSDEKLSRALAERERRAAVLLAFDDAVGEAVARLKARGFDSPYLKNFVVARVNPLRFMKGAAPPFDELFAQMTKRTQGMDPGKIKSEDVARSGGAAEAE, from the coding sequence ATGGCCGCCACGAAGAAGAAGCGCCCGGTCACCAAGACCGGCCGTCCCCGCGCCCGCAAGGGGGTGACGCTGAAGCCGACCGAGCTCGGCGCCCAGCAGGTGGCGCTCGCGGAGCGGCCGCCGGAGCTCGAGGCGCTGGCCCAGGCGGTCGAGGCGGACGGCGGGGCGGTGCTGGCGGCCTACCGCGAGCCGCTGGGCGGCCACCCGCTCCTGTTCGTGGCGCTGCCGGTCGAGAAGGTGGAGCGCACCGCGTTCCAGCGCGACGTCTCCGACGCGCACGTGCGCAAGCTCACGCTCGCCATGGACAAGACCCGCCGGTACCTCGACCCCATCGTCGCGGTGCGCGAGGGCGAGCGGTACCTCACGCCGAACGGCGGCCACCGGCTCACCGCGCTGAAGGAGCTCGGGGCGCGGACGGTGCTGGCGCTGCTCGTGCCGGAGCGCGAGGTCGCGTACCAGATCCTCGCGCTCAACATCGAGAAGGCGCACAACCTCCGCGAGAAGGCGCTCGAGGTGGTGCGCATGTACCGCGACCTCGCCGGCGCGCTCGATCCCAGGGAGAGCGAGATGGCGCTCGAGTTCGAGGAGCCAGCGCTCGTCACGCTCGGCTTCGCGTACGAGCAGCGGCCGCGCCTCTCCGGCGGCGCCTACGCGCCCATCCTGCGGAAGGTCGACGCGCTCTCGGACGAGAAGCTCTCCCGGGCGCTGGCCGAGCGCGAGCGGCGCGCCGCGGTGCTGCTCGCGTTCGACGACGCGGTGGGCGAGGCGGTGGCGCGGCTGAAGGCGCGCGGGTTCGACTCGCCCTACCTCAAGAACTTCGTGGTGGCCCGGGTGAACCCGCTCCGGTTCATGAAGGGCGCGGCGCCGCCGTTCGACGAGCTGTTCGCGCAGATGACGAAGCGGACCCAGGGGATGGATCCCGGCAAGATCAAGAGCGAGGACGTGGCGCGCAGCGGCGGCGCGGCCGAGGCGGAGTAG
- a CDS encoding hemerythrin domain-containing protein, which produces MRRSRQLKPLSSEHHQAMLVAFQLKMGLAGHPESAGAPKDLPGLLALARRFDEQVFRTHSRTEEDVLGRHLTGADLHRLGSEHAELTRLLESARTARPQELRAALTAFAELLERHVRWEEREVFPYAEDHVDEATLATIGGELELRLVLARTEARGAQRR; this is translated from the coding sequence ATGAGGCGTTCCCGCCAGCTGAAGCCACTTTCGAGCGAGCACCACCAGGCGATGCTGGTCGCGTTCCAGCTCAAGATGGGGCTGGCCGGCCACCCGGAGAGCGCGGGCGCCCCGAAGGACCTGCCGGGGCTGCTCGCCCTGGCGCGGCGCTTCGACGAGCAGGTCTTCCGGACCCACAGCCGTACCGAGGAGGACGTGCTCGGGCGGCACCTCACCGGCGCCGACCTCCACCGGCTGGGCTCGGAGCACGCCGAGCTGACGCGCCTGCTCGAGAGCGCGCGCACGGCGCGCCCCCAGGAGCTGCGCGCCGCGCTCACCGCGTTCGCCGAGCTGCTGGAGCGGCACGTGCGCTGGGAGGAGCGCGAGGTCTTCCCCTACGCGGAGGACCACGTGGACGAGGCGACGCTCGCCACCATCGGGGGCGAGCTGGAGCTCCGGCTGGTCCTGGCGCGCACCGAGGCCCGCGGCGCCCAGCGCCGCTGA